ATGGTCCTGCGCAACGCCAAGATGCTGGCCGGTGTCGAGCTGGCGGTCCGGGGCGACACGCCCGAGGAAAAGGCCGCATCTTTCCTCGATGCGCTGATCAAACATGGTCTTGCCGAGGTGCAGGACGACAAACCGGAACGGATACCGATTCCAGCCCTGATCTGGCAAGGCGTCGACGCGGTCCGGCTCTCGGGGCTGACCAACATGCTCGACCGACCCGTTGTCGCCCGGCTGGCCGGGGAGCTCGGATATCCCGATGCCGCGCGCTGGATCGAGGAGCACCCGAAGGAGTACGCCGAGGGTGTCTTCCGCGGGTTCATCGTCGATCCGCAGGGAGGGAAACCCTGATGTGCGGGCTCGCAGGCGTCATCTTCGG
The genomic region above belongs to Desulfocurvus vexinensis DSM 17965 and contains:
- a CDS encoding DUF5049 domain-containing protein; its protein translation is MTDVVHAMKGATLFSDQRDLEDYIDMVLRNAKMLAGVELAVRGDTPEEKAASFLDALIKHGLAEVQDDKPERIPIPALIWQGVDAVRLSGLTNMLDRPVVARLAGELGYPDAARWIEEHPKEYAEGVFRGFIVDPQGGKP